The Larimichthys crocea isolate SSNF chromosome XI, L_crocea_2.0, whole genome shotgun sequence genome has a segment encoding these proteins:
- the gja10b gene encoding gap junction alpha-10 protein, protein MGDWNLLGGILEEVHIHSTIVGKIWLTILFIFRMLVLGVAAEDVWDDEQSEFVCNTEQPGCKNVCYDQAFPISLIRYWVLQIIFVSSPSLVYMGHALYRLRTLEKERHRKKACLKAELEGTDILEDHKRIERELRKLDEQKKVRKAPLRGSLLRTYVFHILTRSVVEVGFIIGQCALYGIGLSPLYKCERLPCPNSVDCFVSRPTEKNIFMVFMLVIAGVSLFLNLLEIFHLGVKEIKESLYGYKYGDDESVYRSKKNSTVQQVCVLTNSSPQRLMQLTQMSCSVVSDARGETLPLSVAPAVPQNQEGLNSSNQQPPQTYLPSQADIQGLQQLGAVEQRYTLDNSKPSGSSDESNGPRSSAQLQYAGTRPPQMASSMEIPAALRNPQRKQSRVSGCKELSDMSDSPESDHYPTARKCSFMSRGMSEGKLATPSDSTDSQSGTDLEAQHLNQGESPIVTPPPPASGRRMSMSMILELSSIMKK, encoded by the exons atggGGGATTGGAACTTATTAGGGGGTATTTTAGAAGAAGTCCACATTCATTCCACCATTGTGGGGAAGATCTGGCTCACCATCCTCTTCATTTTCCGCATGCTTGTGCTCGGTGTTGCGGCGGAGGACGTCTGGGATGACGAGCAGAGTGAGTTTGTTTGCAACACAGAGCAACCTGGCTGCAAGAACGTCTGCTACGACCAAGCTTTCCCCATCTCCCTAATCCGCTACTGGGTCCTGCAGATTATCTTTGTGTCCTCTCCATCCCTGGTCTACATGGGTCATGCGTTGTACCGTTTGAGGACCCTTGAGAAAGAGAGGCACAGGAAGAAAGCCTGTCTGAAAGCTGAGCTGGAGGGGACAGACATCCTGGAGGACCATAAGAGAATTGAGCGAGAGCTCAGGAAACTAGATGAACAGAAGAAAGTGAGGAAAGCACCCCTTAGAGGTTCCTTGTTGCGCACATATGTTTTCCATATCTTAACAAGAtctgtggtggaggtgggttTCATTATAGGTCAGTGTGCTCTGTACGGCATTGGACTGTCTCCTCTGTACAAGTGTGAGAGGTTGCCTTGCCCCAACAGCGTTGATTGTTTTGTGTCACGGCCaacagagaagaacattttCATGGTTTTCATGCTAGTTATTGCTGGAGTTTCTTTATTCCTCAACCTCCTTGAGATTTTCCATCTTGGGGTGAAGGAGATCAAAGAAAGCTTGTATGGATACAAATATGGAGACGATGAAAGCGTGTACAGGTCAAAGAAAAACTCCACGGtgcagcaagtgtgtgtgcttacTAACTCCTCACCACAGAGGCTGATGCAGCTCACACAGATGAGCTGCTCTGTTGTGTCTGATGCTCGTGGAGAGACCCTGCCCTTGAGTGTGGCCCCAGCGGTCCCTCAGAATCAGGAGGGGCTCAACAGCTCCAACCAGCAGCCTCCACAGACGTACCTGCCAAGCCAAGCTGACATCCAGGGTTTACAGCAGTTGGGGGCAGTGGAGCAGCGCTACACTCTGGACAACAGCAAGCCCTCGGGCAGCAGTGATGAGTCAAATGGTCCTCGCAGCTCAGCCCAGCTGCAGTATGCAGGAACTCGACCCCCACAGATGGCCAGTTCCATGGAGATCCCAGCAGCCCTGAGGAACCCGCAGaggaagcagagcagagtgagTGGTTGTAAGGAGCTCAGTGACATGAGTGATTCTCCAGAGAGCGACCACTACCCCACAGCCAGAAAGTGTAGTTTCATGTCCCGAGGTATGTCAGAGGGCAAGCTGGCCACTCCGTCTGACAGCACTGATTCTCAGAGTGGAACAGACCTTGAGGCCCAGCACCTCAACCAGGGAGAGAGTCCAATTGTGACCCCACCGCCCCCAGCCAGTGGGCGGAGGATGTCCATG agCATGATTCTGGAGCTGTCTTCAATCATGAAAAAGTAA